A single genomic interval of Salinarchaeum sp. IM2453 harbors:
- a CDS encoding 6-pyruvoyl tetrahydropterin synthase family protein, with translation MPERISEDVDNSAALSEQERTLYIGEENPIRISSGHRLLHHEGKCSRPHGHNYRISVEISGTLTAAEGWVVDKGDVEDIIDEWDHKFLVEQGDPLIEAFERSDDRNALVVLDCPPTAEAMAVKLEEKLKDRLPDNITTVSVAVRETAELNAAF, from the coding sequence ATGCCTGAAAGAATATCTGAAGATGTTGATAACTCTGCCGCACTCTCCGAACAGGAACGGACATTGTATATTGGTGAAGAAAACCCAATCCGGATCAGCTCTGGCCACCGCTTGCTCCACCATGAGGGAAAATGCTCTAGACCACATGGACATAACTACCGAATCAGCGTTGAGATCTCGGGTACACTGACTGCAGCAGAAGGTTGGGTCGTCGATAAGGGAGATGTAGAAGATATCATTGACGAATGGGATCATAAATTTCTCGTAGAACAGGGTGACCCATTGATCGAAGCATTCGAACGATCCGATGATCGAAATGCGCTTGTCGTGCTCGACTGTCCTCCCACGGCGGAAGCAATGGCAGTGAAACTTGAGGAAAAACTCAAAGATCGGCTGCCGGATAATATCACCACTGTCTCTGTTGCCGTACGAGAAACTGCAGAACTCAATGCAGCATTCTAA
- a CDS encoding shikimate dehydrogenase produces the protein MDVYGLIGNPVGHSLSPPMHEAAYEELGMNARYVTFEPEPEAIESVITGAQALGIQGLNVTIPFKQDVLEQVTCDPTAERIGAVNTIDFSTDPPTGYNTDITGVIRTFKHHDITLEDRTAVIIGAGGAARAVAFALADAGAEFHIVNRTESKAESLAAELEGATAGGLSELPSVLPDADILINATSVGMEEDQSPVSAELLHADLTVFDAVYRPLQTKLLRDAQAVGAKTIDGAWMLLYQGVAAFEIWTDKEAPVSAMNQALRNRLE, from the coding sequence ATGGACGTATATGGTCTGATTGGGAATCCAGTTGGGCACTCATTGTCTCCACCGATGCACGAAGCTGCGTACGAGGAGTTAGGGATGAATGCACGGTATGTAACATTTGAGCCAGAACCGGAGGCGATTGAATCTGTGATTACTGGAGCACAGGCACTTGGTATCCAAGGCCTGAACGTGACCATTCCGTTCAAGCAAGATGTACTTGAACAGGTCACGTGTGATCCAACAGCAGAACGGATAGGGGCTGTAAATACGATTGACTTCAGCACTGACCCCCCGACAGGATATAATACAGATATTACAGGAGTAATTCGAACATTCAAGCACCACGATATCACGCTTGAAGACAGGACAGCCGTCATTATTGGAGCAGGTGGAGCTGCTAGAGCAGTTGCATTTGCACTCGCTGATGCAGGTGCAGAGTTCCATATTGTAAACCGAACTGAATCAAAGGCAGAATCACTTGCAGCTGAATTAGAAGGCGCAACTGCAGGTGGGCTTAGCGAACTTCCTTCGGTCCTACCAGATGCTGATATTCTAATTAATGCAACCAGCGTAGGAATGGAAGAAGACCAGTCACCAGTCTCAGCAGAGTTACTACATGCTGACCTAACAGTCTTTGATGCGGTGTATCGCCCATTGCAAACGAAGTTGCTTCGTGATGCACAGGCTGTTGGGGCAAAAACCATTGACGGTGCGTGGATGCTTCTATATCAAGGGGTTGCTGCGTTTGAGATATGGACAGACAAAGAGGCTCCTGTCTCAGCGATGAACCAGGCGCTTCGTAACCGTTTGGAGTAG
- a CDS encoding aminodeoxychorismate/anthranilate synthase component II: MSEHQTYDIRILVIDNYDSFVYNLVQYVGTFADEVIVRRNDAITIPEIKKLDPDGIIVSPGPGTPSDAGVTMDVFDALSRPILGVCLGHQGLCATHGVPVRHAPEVVHGKPSVIEHDGAGLFKGLPERIQVGRYHSLAVDRDELPDELIETARTVDRSQEIQMGVRHREHPHFGVQFHPESILTGKTNGTDETSLSIGHHFVKRLCQYAIDHE; this comes from the coding sequence ATGTCTGAGCATCAAACGTATGACATCCGAATTCTCGTAATTGACAACTATGACTCGTTTGTGTATAATCTTGTCCAGTATGTTGGCACCTTTGCTGATGAGGTAATCGTCCGCCGCAATGACGCAATCACAATCCCTGAGATCAAGAAGTTAGATCCTGACGGAATTATTGTCTCTCCCGGACCGGGAACGCCATCAGATGCAGGAGTTACAATGGACGTTTTTGATGCGCTTTCTCGTCCAATTCTTGGTGTCTGTCTTGGACATCAGGGGCTTTGTGCAACACATGGCGTTCCAGTTCGACATGCTCCGGAAGTTGTTCATGGAAAGCCATCAGTTATCGAGCACGATGGTGCTGGACTCTTTAAAGGGCTCCCAGAACGAATCCAAGTTGGCCGATACCACTCACTTGCTGTTGATCGAGACGAACTTCCAGATGAGTTGATTGAAACTGCACGGACGGTTGATCGTTCCCAAGAAATCCAGATGGGCGTGCGTCATCGAGAACACCCACACTTTGGAGTACAGTTTCACCCGGAGAGCATTCTGACGGGCAAGACAAATGGGACCGATGAGACATCATTATCAATTGGCCACCATTTTGTGAAGCGTCTGTGTCAATACGCGATTGACCATGAGTAA
- a CDS encoding PstS family phosphate ABC transporter substrate-binding protein, whose protein sequence is MNESNTEFISNESSRRTFLGGVGAAGIAGIAGCSSLFGEDADIRISGGVGPLPMVQVWAEKYEEETGTVIDIAGGGTGVGISDLTGDQVDVAMMGREPFDDEVDQGVYEVAILRDTVVGTINKDNPVRDEIEEQGLSRSDLEDIFTDEVDTWDEVVDTDVEGEEIIVYGRSDASAAYKKWGAFLGEGDEEYTQSELNDASDGNFDGDQQVAEAVDGEENAIAMNNVNYIWDFETGELDSDVRPVPIDLDGDGTLGEDEDFYDDRSTFLDAVDEGTYPSPPARDMFLATINEFEGEVYDFVEWVLSDEQQDMVRENGYVPISEEKLEAQRQRLDESVDQ, encoded by the coding sequence GTGAACGAAAGCAACACTGAGTTTATATCGAATGAATCATCTCGACGTACATTTCTTGGCGGTGTAGGAGCAGCGGGAATTGCAGGTATCGCTGGTTGTAGTAGTCTCTTTGGAGAAGATGCTGATATTCGGATTTCTGGGGGCGTAGGACCGCTTCCAATGGTCCAAGTCTGGGCAGAAAAGTATGAGGAAGAGACAGGAACTGTGATCGATATTGCTGGTGGTGGGACAGGTGTTGGAATTTCAGATTTGACAGGCGACCAAGTTGATGTAGCAATGATGGGCAGAGAGCCATTTGACGATGAGGTGGATCAAGGCGTGTATGAAGTTGCAATCCTACGTGATACAGTTGTTGGGACAATAAACAAGGATAACCCGGTCAGGGATGAAATTGAAGAGCAAGGTCTCTCCCGGTCAGACCTGGAAGATATCTTTACCGATGAAGTAGACACTTGGGACGAGGTAGTTGACACAGATGTTGAGGGAGAAGAAATTATTGTCTACGGACGATCAGATGCATCAGCCGCCTATAAGAAGTGGGGTGCGTTTCTTGGAGAAGGCGATGAAGAATATACCCAAAGCGAATTAAATGACGCATCAGATGGGAATTTTGATGGCGATCAGCAGGTTGCAGAAGCTGTTGATGGTGAAGAGAATGCCATTGCGATGAATAATGTCAATTATATTTGGGACTTTGAGACGGGAGAGCTCGACAGCGATGTTCGTCCTGTGCCAATAGATCTCGACGGAGACGGAACGTTAGGTGAAGATGAAGACTTCTATGATGATCGAAGTACATTTTTAGATGCAGTTGATGAAGGAACTTATCCATCACCGCCGGCGCGTGATATGTTTTTGGCTACAATAAACGAATTTGAAGGAGAGGTCTATGATTTTGTTGAGTGGGTACTAAGCGATGAGCAACAGGATATGGTTCGAGAGAATGGATATGTACCGATTAGCGAAGAGAAATTAGAAGCACAACGGCAACGCTTGGACGAATCGGTTGATCAATGA
- a CDS encoding anthranilate synthase component I family protein produces MVDPTVVTGKEEFIQTAASVEEKTRVPVELRTTVADPFSAYQRLRYREGGAFLETTGGQSGWGYFGVDPMYWLTVYPDGTVVDDETSSGGIAGFDGATDSHTLTALQSSLEEEQLARGSCTVPYPCGAIGWLSYDVIREIEDLPDKTTDDRQLPHAQLAFYDTLVAWEEPQSGPVTLHVTVCPEITDTGSLEQIYSQAVDRGAHLIEQMHSETMNVPVGQPAVENTSQITFQSNCGKTAFAERVHDAQQYIRDGDTFQANISQRLQAPAAVPPVSVYDALRQVNPAPYSALLEFPAADLVSASPELLLEYDQPQIRTEPIAGTRPRGDTQTEDEHLEEDLLTDEKERAEHAMLVDLERNDLGKVSKYGSVNVTEYGRIDRYSEVMHLVSLVEGELQSDATLADAIAAMFPGGTITGAPKPRTMEVIDELETTRRGPYTGSVGIFGFDNRAILNIIIRTLVRRADAYHLRVGAGIVHDSVPDQEFDETLDKARALINAVDEALGDQLQMTVEEESDHV; encoded by the coding sequence ATGGTTGACCCGACGGTTGTGACGGGAAAAGAGGAATTTATTCAGACAGCGGCGTCAGTGGAAGAAAAGACTCGGGTCCCAGTCGAGCTTCGGACTACTGTTGCTGATCCGTTTAGTGCATATCAGCGTCTGCGATATCGAGAAGGCGGCGCGTTCTTAGAAACAACAGGTGGCCAGTCTGGCTGGGGGTACTTCGGGGTCGATCCGATGTACTGGCTGACGGTCTATCCAGATGGAACGGTCGTTGATGACGAAACAAGCAGTGGAGGTATCGCTGGCTTCGACGGAGCAACGGATTCACATACACTTACTGCACTGCAATCATCGCTAGAAGAGGAACAGCTTGCACGGGGATCATGCACTGTTCCGTATCCATGTGGTGCGATCGGTTGGCTTTCGTATGATGTAATCCGGGAGATAGAGGATTTGCCTGACAAAACAACTGATGACAGGCAGCTCCCACATGCACAGCTTGCATTCTATGATACGTTGGTCGCGTGGGAGGAACCACAGTCAGGTCCAGTTACGTTGCATGTTACTGTATGTCCAGAAATTACGGACACAGGATCACTAGAACAAATATATTCACAAGCAGTCGATCGGGGAGCACATCTAATCGAGCAGATGCATTCCGAGACGATGAATGTACCTGTGGGACAACCAGCCGTTGAAAACACAAGCCAGATCACATTCCAGAGTAATTGTGGCAAAACGGCCTTCGCTGAGCGGGTGCATGATGCTCAGCAATACATTCGTGACGGAGATACCTTCCAAGCAAATATCTCGCAACGATTACAAGCGCCAGCAGCTGTACCCCCGGTTTCTGTGTACGATGCCCTTCGACAAGTGAATCCAGCACCGTATTCTGCATTACTTGAATTCCCAGCTGCCGACTTGGTCAGTGCATCGCCCGAGTTACTACTTGAATATGATCAGCCACAGATCAGAACCGAACCAATTGCAGGGACGCGCCCACGTGGCGATACACAAACAGAGGATGAGCACTTGGAAGAAGACCTCCTGACAGATGAAAAAGAGCGAGCAGAGCACGCAATGCTTGTTGATCTTGAGCGTAATGACCTTGGAAAGGTATCTAAGTATGGGAGTGTGAACGTAACCGAGTACGGTCGGATTGATCGGTATTCAGAGGTAATGCATCTCGTATCGCTTGTGGAAGGCGAATTACAATCAGATGCAACTCTTGCTGATGCAATCGCAGCGATGTTCCCGGGTGGGACGATTACTGGAGCACCGAAGCCGAGGACAATGGAAGTAATTGATGAACTAGAGACTACACGGCGTGGGCCCTACACCGGATCAGTAGGAATCTTTGGATTCGACAATCGAGCGATACTCAACATCATAATCCGGACACTGGTTCGACGTGCAGATGCGTATCATCTTCGGGTCGGAGCTGGTATTGTTCATGATTCAGTGCCAGATCAAGAATTCGATGAGACGCTCGACAAGGCTCGCGCATTGATTAACGCTGTTGATGAGGCGCTTGGAGATCAGCTGCAAATGACTGTCGAGGAGGAATCTGACCATGTCTGA
- a CDS encoding aminotransferase class IV codes for MSKQYHLNGKLVSPDDAVIPVRDRGFMYGDAVFETMRGYGGEVFKLDAHLDRLERSCSMLSLNHGIDRSELISRVNETIEANPFTDAYVKLSISRGEQPGKLTPKETVDPTVAIVIAELPCGGIDGEPVWDTPATTEIVTTRGVPDNAVPSGAKTHNYLNQILARIELSETADEALLLDQSERLLEGATSNCFFVQDKTLHTPTDSLSLLPGITRKVVIELANKHEIPVKTGSYGTDALKTADEVFLTNSTWEVRPVTQIDDTEFSIGPITEALQTAYSEMIQSAYY; via the coding sequence ATGAGTAAGCAATACCACCTCAATGGGAAGCTTGTTTCTCCAGACGATGCAGTCATCCCTGTCCGTGATCGAGGGTTCATGTATGGTGATGCGGTCTTCGAGACAATGCGGGGGTACGGAGGTGAGGTTTTCAAATTGGATGCGCATCTGGATCGGCTAGAACGATCCTGTTCGATGTTATCACTAAATCATGGAATTGATCGATCAGAACTAATCTCACGAGTTAACGAAACTATCGAGGCAAATCCGTTTACTGACGCCTACGTAAAACTCTCCATCTCACGGGGAGAACAACCTGGGAAGCTGACGCCAAAAGAAACGGTAGACCCCACTGTTGCAATCGTTATCGCTGAGCTTCCTTGTGGTGGGATCGACGGAGAGCCAGTCTGGGATACACCGGCAACCACAGAGATTGTCACGACTCGAGGAGTTCCAGACAATGCAGTTCCGTCAGGCGCCAAAACCCATAATTATCTCAATCAGATTTTAGCTCGAATTGAGCTATCCGAAACGGCAGATGAGGCATTATTATTAGATCAATCCGAGAGGTTACTGGAAGGAGCAACGAGCAATTGTTTTTTCGTACAGGATAAGACACTCCACACTCCGACTGATTCATTAAGCTTGCTTCCTGGCATTACCCGGAAAGTGGTGATAGAACTGGCCAACAAACATGAGATTCCAGTAAAAACTGGATCATACGGTACAGACGCACTGAAAACGGCCGATGAAGTCTTTTTAACAAACTCAACATGGGAAGTTCGCCCTGTAACCCAAATTGATGACACAGAATTTTCCATTGGCCCGATCACAGAAGCATTGCAGACAGCATACAGCGAGATGATTCAGTCAGCATATTACTAA
- the pstC gene encoding phosphate ABC transporter permease subunit PstC codes for MTEESNVKQTRLRRRLIVERISSGWLHIAGYFATALLLGIFALLIWESLDLLAEYSLVQLMTSANWDPAQEEFGFLPALVGTLYVTAIAMIIGTPIAIFAATYIAEFAEGRSKAVVSSFIDVLAAVPGVVFGLVGIIVVVPLVGDYIAPIFGAQSTGLSILTAGLVMSIVITPYMISMAVEALESLPDELRESALALGATRWEMIKHILYRGAGPALISATLLGFGRVFGATIVPTMLIGGQTQIPESPFSTGQTLTSTIVNDFGELMTLPLTQSALIFVGVILLTVVLVFNLIATVIRRRLERRWQY; via the coding sequence ATGACAGAAGAGAGTAATGTAAAGCAAACACGGTTACGGCGGCGGTTGATAGTCGAACGGATCAGTAGCGGGTGGCTTCACATAGCGGGGTATTTTGCAACGGCCCTGCTGTTGGGGATTTTTGCATTACTAATCTGGGAGTCATTAGATCTGCTTGCTGAATATTCGCTTGTTCAGTTGATGACCTCAGCTAACTGGGATCCAGCGCAGGAAGAGTTTGGCTTCCTTCCAGCTCTTGTCGGGACATTGTACGTAACAGCGATTGCGATGATAATTGGAACGCCGATTGCGATTTTTGCTGCAACATATATCGCTGAGTTTGCAGAAGGGAGGTCAAAAGCAGTTGTTTCATCTTTTATTGATGTCCTTGCGGCTGTCCCTGGGGTTGTGTTTGGACTGGTTGGAATCATTGTGGTTGTGCCATTAGTGGGAGATTATATTGCACCAATATTTGGGGCACAGAGTACTGGATTGAGCATTCTTACTGCCGGGCTTGTCATGTCGATTGTTATTACGCCATATATGATATCAATGGCAGTTGAAGCATTGGAGTCGCTGCCAGACGAACTGCGAGAATCAGCACTAGCGCTGGGAGCAACACGATGGGAGATGATCAAGCATATCCTATACCGCGGAGCCGGTCCAGCACTAATCTCAGCAACACTTCTCGGATTTGGCCGCGTATTTGGGGCCACGATAGTTCCGACAATGCTCATCGGCGGCCAGACACAAATTCCAGAAAGTCCATTTAGCACCGGTCAGACACTGACTTCAACAATCGTCAATGACTTTGGCGAACTTATGACTCTTCCACTCACACAGTCCGCACTGATCTTTGTTGGTGTAATTCTTCTTACCGTGGTATTAGTGTTTAATCTAATTGCTACGGTCATCCGACGGCGGTTAGAACGGAGGTGGCAATACTGA
- a CDS encoding phosphate ABC transporter ATP-binding protein, translating into MSSVLYTEDLRVTYTGNQEVEALKGVSVQFPKNQTTAIVGPSGCGKSTLLKSLDRLHDIQGNVEISGDAYLEDEPIYNTDRPVPEIRRDVGYVPQEPTPLPLSIYDNVAYGPRLHSSPSSEELDNIVRQRLKEVDLWDEVKDRLDTPAAELSRGQIQRLCLARSLAVEPKVLLCDEVTSALDPVSAQNVEETLERLKKEYTIVMVTHSMKQAQRLADEVIFLYLGEVVEHSSAETFFNNPKEERTQRFVEGEVVAPDKS; encoded by the coding sequence ATGAGTTCGGTACTTTACACTGAAGATCTTCGAGTAACGTATACCGGTAATCAAGAAGTAGAGGCGCTCAAAGGAGTTTCTGTTCAGTTCCCAAAGAACCAGACGACAGCCATTGTCGGTCCATCGGGCTGTGGAAAATCAACGTTGCTCAAATCATTAGATCGGCTTCATGATATACAAGGCAATGTTGAGATTTCAGGCGATGCGTATTTGGAAGACGAGCCAATTTACAATACGGACCGTCCTGTGCCGGAAATTCGCCGTGACGTTGGATATGTCCCACAGGAACCAACTCCACTGCCGTTGTCAATCTACGATAACGTTGCATACGGCCCTCGTCTTCATAGCTCACCTTCAAGCGAAGAGCTTGATAACATTGTGAGACAGCGACTTAAAGAGGTGGACCTCTGGGACGAAGTTAAAGACCGGTTAGATACGCCTGCTGCTGAATTATCAAGAGGACAGATTCAGCGGTTATGTCTGGCCCGTTCACTGGCTGTTGAGCCGAAAGTTCTGCTGTGTGATGAAGTCACCTCCGCACTTGATCCTGTTTCTGCTCAAAATGTCGAAGAAACTCTAGAGCGGCTAAAGAAGGAATATACAATAGTTATGGTGACACACAGTATGAAGCAGGCACAAAGGCTAGCTGATGAAGTTATTTTCTTGTATCTCGGTGAAGTTGTCGAACATTCCAGTGCAGAGACGTTCTTCAATAACCCTAAAGAGGAGCGGACACAGCGATTTGTCGAAGGAGAGGTAGTAGCACCCGATAAATCATAA
- a CDS encoding 7-cyano-7-deazaguanine synthase, with the protein MTEHTPKAVVLLSGGIDSAVCLQQALDEYEKVEAIHIDYGQQTESIERSNAEAQATAHNIDLHTVDYRTVFAEFAEGTIEDKEYDSNHMAEEGHSVGYVPQRNLHFLTSAAAVAEHHTDPGVELVLFHGAQYNDSTDYPDCRPAFIEAAQKAINRSTDQHTVTIETPLIDLDKPEVLTLGEKLGVDWSLTFSCYNDQSGTPCGECPACVERKEAFEKADIEDPVVAQ; encoded by the coding sequence ATGACTGAACATACGCCAAAAGCAGTCGTCTTGCTCTCCGGGGGTATTGACTCAGCTGTTTGTCTGCAGCAAGCACTCGACGAATACGAGAAAGTCGAGGCTATTCATATTGACTATGGACAACAGACAGAATCGATTGAGCGAAGCAATGCAGAAGCACAAGCAACAGCACATAATATTGATCTGCATACGGTAGATTATCGAACAGTATTTGCAGAATTTGCAGAAGGAACAATAGAAGACAAAGAGTATGATAGCAATCACATGGCTGAAGAAGGTCACAGTGTTGGATATGTTCCACAGCGAAATCTCCACTTTCTGACATCCGCAGCTGCCGTTGCTGAGCACCACACTGATCCTGGTGTTGAACTTGTTCTATTCCATGGTGCACAGTACAATGATAGCACAGATTACCCGGACTGTCGCCCCGCGTTCATTGAAGCAGCACAAAAAGCAATCAATAGATCAACTGATCAACATACAGTTACAATTGAGACACCATTAATTGATCTCGATAAGCCAGAGGTGCTAACATTGGGAGAGAAGTTGGGTGTTGATTGGTCGCTTACATTCAGTTGTTATAATGACCAGTCTGGAACTCCATGTGGGGAGTGCCCCGCCTGCGTCGAGCGAAAGGAAGCGTTCGAAAAAGCGGATATCGAAGACCCAGTTGTCGCACAGTGA
- a CDS encoding helix-hairpin-helix domain-containing protein yields the protein MQGYIRRLRFALGLRSPPAQKESVQITVEHEPEQDSSDATTDTNELTEINGIGPSRRDTLNDAGITSVADLVEADSAAIAEQTGISASRIDNWINQAEELLSND from the coding sequence ATGCAAGGATATATCCGGCGGCTACGTTTTGCACTTGGCCTCCGTTCACCACCAGCACAGAAAGAGAGTGTGCAGATAACCGTAGAACACGAGCCTGAGCAGGACTCATCTGATGCAACTACCGATACGAACGAACTGACCGAGATAAACGGAATTGGCCCATCGCGAAGGGATACGCTTAATGACGCTGGCATTACCTCCGTTGCTGACCTGGTTGAAGCCGACTCAGCAGCAATTGCAGAGCAAACTGGCATTTCAGCAAGTCGAATTGACAACTGGATCAATCAGGCCGAAGAACTGCTCAGTAACGATTGA
- a CDS encoding transcriptional regulator: protein MSDDTQTTRQQLKQLLLQESQTPQQLAEQCDTTSSNVLRHLEHIAKSIDTTDQQMLVKPPQCVDCGFDRFDDRINIPSRCPQCKSETIEDPVFKIESV, encoded by the coding sequence ATGAGTGATGATACACAGACCACACGACAGCAGCTCAAACAACTGCTCCTACAGGAAAGTCAAACTCCACAACAGTTAGCTGAGCAGTGTGACACAACATCATCGAATGTGTTGCGACATCTCGAACACATTGCAAAGAGCATCGATACAACAGACCAGCAAATGCTTGTTAAACCGCCACAATGCGTAGACTGTGGATTTGATCGGTTTGATGATCGTATTAATATCCCATCTCGATGTCCACAGTGCAAAAGTGAGACCATTGAAGACCCTGTGTTTAAAATCGAGTCGGTGTGA
- a CDS encoding 7-carboxy-7-deazaguanine synthase QueE: MPVTTDLSQLGSESPPEAASLPINELFYSLQGEGKLAGIPSVFIRTSGCNLRCWYCDSYHTSWEPTGSWMRIEDIVDAVNEFDSADHVVLTGGEPLMHEESTILLERLSDCGYHTTVETNGTIYRDAPIDLASISPKLSNSTPTTDKDPTGNGEWMEQHEKRRINVDRFADFIDSYPYQLKFVVTDSDDVQEIKTLVDDIQQHSETAINGTDVLLMPEGTTSEELDQQRNQVAALAQEHGYRYTPRLHVNLWDDKPGT, encoded by the coding sequence ATGCCAGTCACAACAGATCTCTCACAGCTGGGGTCAGAGTCGCCGCCAGAAGCAGCGAGTCTCCCAATTAACGAATTGTTCTACTCTTTACAGGGCGAAGGGAAACTCGCTGGCATCCCTTCGGTCTTTATCCGAACATCGGGATGTAATCTGCGGTGCTGGTACTGTGATTCCTATCATACCTCTTGGGAACCAACAGGTTCGTGGATGCGTATCGAAGACATTGTTGACGCAGTAAACGAGTTTGATTCTGCAGACCACGTCGTGCTAACAGGCGGCGAGCCACTAATGCATGAAGAGTCAACGATATTGTTGGAACGACTATCTGACTGCGGGTATCATACAACGGTCGAGACAAATGGTACAATTTACCGAGACGCACCCATCGATCTAGCCAGTATTAGCCCAAAGCTATCTAATTCGACGCCAACAACAGACAAAGACCCGACAGGCAATGGAGAATGGATGGAACAGCATGAGAAGCGACGAATTAATGTTGATCGTTTTGCTGATTTCATCGATAGCTATCCATACCAACTGAAATTTGTCGTTACAGACAGTGATGATGTACAGGAAATCAAGACGCTCGTTGACGATATTCAGCAACACAGTGAAACAGCTATCAACGGTACGGACGTGCTACTGATGCCAGAAGGAACAACCAGTGAAGAACTAGATCAACAACGCAATCAGGTAGCTGCTTTGGCTCAGGAACACGGGTATCGATACACTCCACGACTCCACGTTAATCTCTGGGACGACAAACCGGGTACTTGA
- a CDS encoding PstA family ABC transporter permease, with product MDRYREQRFFEAVIKGSAAVVLSVLILVIGVTVYRGGSVLISDPTIMITPPGGSYMLDAEGGFLHAVMGSILIVVPATIISTVIAISTAVYLQSDYSSERFTDYTNTLLNSLWGTPPIIYGVFVLTLMIAAGARASLVAGIIAIGIFQYPIITRYVDEALQSAPEQVREATYGLGATRIEASKMMIKSALPGIVAGVIMGFARGIGDAATVLFTAGGSTRMPAGPFEPATTLPILIFEQAASFNAELRAHAYAASFLLITAVLLLILISKLLTRRMSRFTIGGNPP from the coding sequence ATGGATAGGTATCGAGAGCAGCGGTTCTTCGAAGCGGTTATCAAGGGCAGTGCAGCAGTGGTATTGAGTGTCCTAATACTCGTAATTGGTGTGACGGTATATCGAGGAGGCAGTGTTCTTATTTCTGATCCAACAATCATGATTACGCCTCCTGGAGGATCCTACATGCTTGACGCAGAGGGCGGATTTCTCCATGCTGTGATGGGAAGTATCCTAATTGTTGTTCCAGCGACGATAATCTCGACAGTGATTGCGATTTCTACAGCAGTGTATCTACAGAGTGACTATTCAAGCGAACGGTTTACAGACTACACAAATACGCTATTAAACTCACTGTGGGGAACACCTCCAATTATCTATGGTGTATTCGTGCTCACACTGATGATTGCAGCCGGAGCACGAGCTAGTCTTGTGGCTGGTATTATTGCCATTGGGATTTTCCAGTATCCAATTATTACCAGATACGTAGACGAAGCCTTGCAATCTGCACCAGAGCAAGTTCGTGAAGCAACGTATGGGCTTGGAGCAACGCGTATTGAAGCGTCAAAAATGATGATCAAGTCGGCACTGCCTGGCATTGTTGCAGGCGTTATCATGGGATTCGCCAGAGGAATTGGGGATGCTGCTACCGTACTGTTTACCGCAGGGGGAAGTACAAGAATGCCTGCTGGCCCATTTGAACCAGCAACGACACTACCAATTCTGATCTTTGAGCAGGCAGCGTCATTTAACGCTGAGTTACGAGCACACGCATATGCAGCATCGTTCTTATTAATTACTGCAGTCTTGCTGTTGATACTAATTTCAAAGCTACTGACAAGACGAATGTCACGCTTTACGATTGGAGGTAATCCACCATGA